One Chanodichthys erythropterus isolate Z2021 chromosome 22, ASM2448905v1, whole genome shotgun sequence DNA window includes the following coding sequences:
- the sptan1 gene encoding spectrin alpha chain, non-erythrocytic 1 translates to MDVSGVKVLESAEDIQERRQQVLDRYRRFKELSTVRRQKLEDSYRFQFFRRDADELEKWIQEKLQIASDENYKDPSNLQGKLQKHQAFEAEVQANAGAIVKLDDTGNLMISESHFASETIRTRLEELHRLWDLLLQKTKEKGVRLLQAQKLVQYLRECEDALDWISDKEAIATSEELGQDLEHVEVLQKKFEEFQTDLAAHEERVNEVNQAAGKLTQENHPEAELILKKQEEVNAAWQRLKGLAQQRQGKLFGAAEVQRFNRDVDETISWIKEKEQLMASDDFGRDLASVQALLRKHEGLERDLAALEDKVNTLGGEADRLQQTHPQNASQIHLKRDELITNWEQIRTLAAERHARLNDSYRLQRFTADFRDLTSWVTEMKALINADELANDVAGAEALLDRHQEHKGEIDAHEDSFKSTDEAGQALLNTGHYASEEVKEKLGILSEEKVSLLELWELRRQQYEQCMDLQLFYRDTEQVDNWMSKQEAFLLNEDLGDSLDSVEALLKKHEDFEKSLSAQEEKITALDEFATKLIQNNHYAKEDVATRRDALLSRRNALHERAQFRRAALEDSFHLQQFFRDSDELKSWINEKMKTATDEAYKDPSNLQGKVQKHQAFEAELSANQSRIDALQKSGQELVDRKHYASSEVSTRMDEVSSQWKKLLEATELKGIKLREANQQQQFNRNVEDIELWLYEVEGHLASDDFGKDLTSVQNLQKKHALLEADVAAHQDRIDGITIQARQFQEAGHFDADNIRKKQEALVARYEALKEPMAARKQKLSDSLRLQQLFRDVEDEETWIREKEPIASSTNRGKDLIGVQNLLKKHQALQAEISGHEPRIKAVTQKGEAMIEEGHFAAEDVKAKLQELHNRWDGLKGKATQRRQDLEDSLQAQQYFADANEAESWMREKEPIVGSTDYGKDEDSAEALLKKHEALMSDLSAYGSSIQSLKEQAQACRQQVAPTDDETGKELVLALYDYQEKSPREVTMKKGDILTLLNSTNKDWWKVEVNDRQGFVPAAYVKKLDPTQSSSRENLLDEQGSIALRQEQIENQYGTLQDLGEKRKDMLEKSCKKFMLFREANELQQWINEKESALTNEEVGSDLEQVEVLQKKFDDFQKDLKANESRLRDINKVASELESEGLMAEEAPVVQAQQLEMLGSAPGKDEADSKSASPWKSVRLAVQTTANFNTIKELNNRWRALQQLAEDRSNMLGSAHEVQRFHRDADETKEWIEEKNQALNTDNYGHDLASVQALQRKHEGFERDLAALGDKVNSLGETAERLIQSHPEAVDDIQEKCTELNTAWSSLVGRADQRKEKLGNSHDLQRFLSDFRDLMSWINGIRGLVSSDELAKDVTGAEALLERHQEHRTEIDARAGTFQAFEQFGQQLLARGHYASPEIQQKLEALDRERADLEKAWVQRRMMLDQCLELQLFNRDCEQAENWMAAREAFLASDDKGDSLDSVEALIKKHEDFDKAINVQEEKIAALQSFADQLISADHYAKPEIFNRRNEVLDRWRRLKAQMIEKRSKLGESQTLQQFSRDVDEIEAWISEKLQTATDESYKDPTNIQLSKLLSKHQKHQAFEAELHANADRIRGVIDTGNALIQRGACAGSEDAVKARLNALDEQWQFLVNKSAEKSQKLKEANKQQNFNTGIKDFDFWLSEVEALLASEDYGKDLASVNNLLKKHQLLEADISAHEDRLKDLNGQADSLMASNAFDTSQVKDKRDAVNGRFVKIKSMAAGRRAKLNESHRLHQFFRDLDDEESWIKEKKLLVSSEDYGRDLTGVQNLRKKHKRLEAELGAHEPAIQSVLETGKKLSDDNTIGQEEIQQRLAQFVEHWKELKDLAAARGQRLEESLEYQQFVANVEEEEAWINEKLNLVGSEDYGDTLAAVQGLLKKHEAFETDFTVHRDRVNDVCSNGDELIKKENHNVENIMAKMKALRGKVSELERAAAQRKAKLDENSAFLQFNWKADVVESWIGEKENSLKTDDYGRDLSSVQTLLTKQETFDAGLQAFQQEGITNITALKDQLLAAKHVQSKAIEARHATLMKRWNQLLSNSAARKKKLLEAQEHFRKVEDLFLTFAKKASAFNSWFENAEEDLTDPVRCNSLEEIRALRDAHDAFRSSLSSAEADFSQLAELDRQIKSYQVVSNPYTWFTMEALEETWRNLQKIIKERELELQKEQRRQEENDKLRQEFAQHANAFHQWLQETRTYLLDGIAYRRVIRVYQYEVDDDLSGRSCMVEESGTLESQLEATKRKHQEIRAMRSQLKKIEDLGAAMEEALILDNKYTEHSTVGLAQQWDQLDQLGMRMQHNLEQQIQARNTTGVTEEALKEFSMMFKHFDKEKSGRLNHQEFKSCLRSLGYDLPMVEEGEPDPEFESILDIVDPNRDGNVSLQEYMAFMISRETENVKSSEEIESAFRALSAENKPYVTKEELYQNLTKEQADYCISHMKPYLDSKGREIPSAFDFVEFTRSLFVN, encoded by the exons ATGGATGTCAGTGGTGTCAAAGTTCTGGAGTCAGCTGAGGACATCCAGGAGCGCCGACAGCAGGTTCTGGACCGGTACCgtcgcttcaaggagctgtctACTGTGCGCAGACAGAAACTCGAAGACTCGTACCGGTTCCAGTTCTTCCGTCGAGATGCAGATGAGCTTGAGAAATGGATCCAAGAGAAGCTACAGATTGCTTCTGATGAGAACTACAAGGACCCTAGTAACCTACAG GGAAAGCTCCAGAAACATCAAGCCTTTGAGGCAGAGGTGCAGGCTAACGCTGGGGCCATAGTCAAACTGGACGATACCGGCAACCTGATGATATCTGAGAGCCACTTTGCATCTGAAACCATCCGA ACCCGTCTAGAGGAGCTTCACCGTCTGTGGGACCTGCTGCTGCAGAAGACTAAAGAGAAGGGAGTGCGTCTCCTGCAGGCCCAGAAATTGGTGCAGTATCTCCGTGAGTGCGAGGATGCTCTGGACTGGATCAGTGACAAG GAAGCAATTGCCACCTCAGAGGAGCTTGGGCAGGACCTGGAGCATGTGGAAGTTCTACAGAAGAAGTTTGAGGAGTTCCAGACAGACCTGGCAGCCCACGAGGAGCGTGTGAACGAGGTGAACCAAGCAGCCGGTAAGCTAACCCAAGAGAACCACCCAGAGGCCGAGCTCATCCTGAAGAAGCAGGAGGAGGTGAATGCTGCCTGGCAGAGGCTGAAGGGCTTGGCTCAGCAGAGGCAGGGCAAGCTGTTTGGAGCTGCTGAGGTGCAGCGTTTCAACCG GGATGTGGATGAGACAATCAGCTGGATTAAGGAGAAGGAGCAGCTGATGGCGTCTGATGATTTTGGTCGtgacctcgccagcgttcaagCCCTGCTCCGGAAACACGAGGGGCTGGAAAGAGACTTAGCAGCCTTGGAGGATAAG GTAAACACACTCGGCGGAGAGGCAGACCGTCTGCAGCAGACACACCCCCAGAACGCCTCTCAGATCCACCTGAAAAGAGACGAACTCATTACCAACTGGGAACAAATCCGTACCCTGGCAGCTGAGCGACATGCTCGGCTCAATGACTCCTACAG aCTGCAGCGCTTCACTGCAGATTTCCGTGATCTGACCAGCTGGGTGACAGAGATGAAGGCTCTGATCAATGCAGATGAGCTCGCCAACGATGTGGCTGGAGCTGAGGCCCTGCTCGACCGCCACCAGGAGCATAAG GGCGAGATTGACGCTCATGAGGACAGTTTCAAATCTACTGATGAGGCTGGGCAAGCTCTCCTGAACACTGGGCATTATGCTTCCGAGGAAGTCAAGGAAAAG CTGGGCATACTCTCTGAAGAAAAAGTGTCTCTTCTGGAGCTGTGGGAGCTACGCAGGCAGCAGTATGAGCAGTGCATGGACCTGCAGCTCTTCTACAGGGATACCGAGCAGGTTGACAACTGGATGAGCAAACAAGAG GCTTTCCTGCTGAATGAAGATCTAGGTGACTCTCTGGACAGCGTTGAAGCTCTTCTGAAGAAACACGAAGACTTTGAGAAATCCCTCAGTGCACAGGAAGAGAAGATCACT GCCCTGGATGAATTTGCCACCAAACTGATCCAGAACAATCATTACGCCAAGGAGGATGTGGCCACCCGCAGAGATGCA CTGCTGAGCAGACGCAACGCTCTTCACGAGCGAGCTCAGTTCCGCCGTGCCGCCCTGGAGGACTCTTTCCATCTGCAGCAGTTCTTCCGAGACTCTGATGAGCTCAAGAGCTGGATCAATGAGAAGATGAAGACCGCCACTGATGAGGCCTACAAG GACCCATCCAACCTGCAGGGGAAGGTACAGAAGCACCAGGCCTTCGAGGCCGAGCTCTCTGCCAATCAGAGCCGCATTGATGCACTGCAGAAGTCAGGCCAGGAGCTGGTTGATAGGAAACACTATGCCTCCAGCGAGGTGTCCACCCGAATGGATGAGGTCAGCTCTCAGTGGAAGAAACTTCTAGAAGCGACTGAGCTCAAAG GGATTAAGTTGCGTGAAGCaaaccagcagcagcagttcAATCGTAATGTAGAGGACATCGAACTATGGCTGTACGAGGTGGAGGGACACCTGGCCTCAGATGACTTTGGAAAAGACCTAACCAGCGTCCAGAACCTTCAGAAGAAACATGCTCTGCTGGAGGCTGATGTGGCTGCCCACCAG GACCGTATTGATGGCATTACCATCCAGGCCAGGCAGTTCCAGGAGGCTGGCCATTTTGATGCTGATAACATCCGCAAAAAACAAGAGGCTCTTGTTGCACGCTACGAGGCCCTAAAGGAGCCCATGGCAGCCCGTAAACAGAAGCTTTCAGACTCTCTGCGCCTTCAGCAACTTTTCAGGGATGTAGAAGATGAGGAGACCTGGATCCGAGAGAAGGAACCTATTGCTTCCTCCACCAACAGGG GAAAAGACCTTATTGGAGTCCAGAACCTTCTGAAGAAACATCAGGCTCTGCAGGCAGAAATCTCTGGTCATGAGCCCAGAATCAAGGCTGTTACTCAGAAGGGAGAGGCCATGATTGAAGAGG GTCACTTTGCAGCAGAGGATGTAAAAGCTAAGCTCCAAGAGCTGCACAACCGCTGGGACGGACTAAAGGGAAAAGCAACCCAGCGTAGACAGGATCTGGAGGACTCCCTTCAGGCTCAGCAGTACTTCGCTGATGCCAACGAGGCTGAGTCCTGGATGAGAGAGAAGGAGCCCATTGTAGGAAGCACTGACTATGGCAAAGACGAGGACTCTGCAGAG GCTCTTCTGAAGAAGCATGAGGCACTGATGTCTGATCTGAGTGCGTATGGCAGCAGCATCCAGTCCCTAAAAGAACAAGCTCAGGCCTGCAGA CAACAAGTGGCCCCCACTGATGATGAGACGGGTAAGGAGCTGGTTCTTGCTCTGTATGACTACCAGGAGAAGAGTCCACGTGAGGTCACCATGAAGAAGGGCGACATCCTCACTCTGCTCAACAGCACCAACAAG GACTGGTGGAAAGTGGAAGTGAATGACAGGCAGGGCTTTGTTCCTGCGGCGTACGTGAAGAAGTTGGACCCAACTCAATCTTCCTCTCGTGAGAATCTGCTAGATGAACAGGGCAGCATCGCTCTGCGACAGGAGCAGATTGAGAATCA GTATGGTACACTGCAAGACTTGGGAGAGAAGAGGAAGGACATGCTGGAGAAGAGCTGCAAGAAGTTCATGCTTTTCCGTGAGGCGAACGAACTGCAGCAGTGGATCAATGAGAAAGAGTCAGCGCTTACTAATGAGGAGGTTGGCTCTGACCTGGAGCAAGTGGAAGTGCTGCAGAAGAAGTTTGATGACTTCCAAAAG GATCTGAAAGCAAATGAGTCTCGGCTGAGGGACATAAATAAGGTAGCATCTGAGCTGGAGTCTGAAGGACTGATGGCGGAAGAGGCTCCGGTTGTGCAGGCCCAG CAACTAGAGATGCTGGGCTCAGCTCCTGGCAag GATGAAGCTGACTCTAAAAGTGCTTCTCCATGGAAG TCTGTTCGCTTGGCTGTTCAAACAACGGCCAACTTTAATACTATTAAG gAGCTGAACAACCGCTGGAGGGCCCTGCAGCAGCTGGCTGAAGACAGAAGCAACATGCTGGGTAGTGCTCATGAAGTGCAGAGGTTCCACAG GGATGCAGATGAGACCAAGGAATGGATTGAAGAGAAGAACCAAGCCCTGAACACCGATAACTACGGCCATGACCTCGCCAGCGTGCAGGCTCTGCAGCGCAAGCATGAAGGCTTTGAGAGAGACCTGGCCGCTCTAGGAGACAAG GTGAACTCACTGGGTGAGACTGCTGAGCGTCTGATTCAGTCTCATCCAGAGGCTGTGGATGACATCCAGGAGAAGTGCACTGAGCTGAACACAGCCTGGAGCAGCCTGGtgggtcgtgctgaccaacgcAAAGAAAAACTGGGCAACTCTCATGACCTGCAGCGCTTCCTCAGTGACTTCAG AGATCTCATGTCCTGGATCAATGGCATCAGAGGGCTCGTGTCCTCTGACGAGCTGGCCAAAGACGTCACTGGAGCTGAAGCCTTGTTGGAGAGACATCAG GAACACCGTACTGAGATCGATGCTCGTGCAGGCACCTTCCAGGCCTTTGAGCAATTTGGACAGCAGCTTCTGGCCCGTGGCCACTACGCCAGCCCTGAGATCCAACAGAAGCTGGAGGCTCTTGACCGGGAGCGTGCCGACCTGGAGAAGGCCTGGGTTCAGCGCAGGATGATGCTGGACCAATGTCTGGAGCTGCAG CTATTCAACCGTGACTGCGAGCAGGCTGAAAACTGGATGGCAGCTCGCGAGGCCTTCTTGGCCAGCGATGACAAGGGAGACTCCCTGGACAGTGTGGAGGCCCTCATCAAGAAACACGAGGACTTTGACAAGGCTATCAATGTGCAG GAAGAGAAGATTGCAGCACTGCAGTCTTTTGCTGACCAGCTCATTAGTGCTGACCACTACGCTAAGCCTGAAATCTTCAATCGCCGCAATGAAGTCTTGGACAG GTGGCGCCGCCTCAAGGCTCAGATGATTGAGAAACGCTCTAAGCTGGGTGAGTCGCAGACTCTGCAGCAGTTCAGCAGAGATGTAGATGAGATTGAAGCGTGGATCAGTGAGAAACTCCAGACCGCCACCGACGAGTCTTACAAGGATCCCACTAACATCCAG CTGTCCAAGCTGCTG AGCAAACACCAGAAGCACCAGGCTTTTGAGGCTGAGTTACACGCTAATGCTGATCGTATCCGCGGGGTCATAGACACTGGCAATGCTCTCATCCAGAGAGGTGCCTGTGCTGGAAGTGAGGATGCTGTCAAG GCTCGTCTTAACGCTCTGGATGAGCAGTGGCAATTCCTCGTCAACAAATCTGCTGAGAAGAGTCAGAAACTAAAGGAGGCAAACAAGCAGCAGAACTTTAATACTGGCATCAAGGACTTTGACTTCTGGCTGTCTGAG GTTGAAGCTCTTCTTGCCTCTGAGGATTATGGGAAAGATCTGGCCTCAGTCAACAATCTGCTTAAGAAGCACCAGCTTTTGGAAGCTGACATCTCTGCTCATGAG GATCGTCTGAAGGATCTTAATGGCCAGGCTGACAGCCTGATGGCCAGCAATGCCTTCGACACTTCCCAGGTCAAGGACAAGCGTGATGCCGTCAACGGACGCTTTGTCAAAATCAAGAGCATGGCTGCTGGCCGCCGTGCCAAGCTGAATGAGTCGCATCGTCTGCACCAGTTCTTCAGGGATCTGGACGATGAGGAATCTTGGATTAA GGAAAAGAAGTTGTTGGTGAGCTCGGAGGACTACGGACGTGATTTGACAGGAGTACAGAATCTGAGGAAGAAGCACAAGAGGCTGGAAGCTGAGCTGGGAGCACACGAGCCGGCCATTCAG TCTGTGTTGGAGACTGGGAAGAAGCTTTCTGATGACAACACCATAGGACAGGAGGAGATCCAGCAGAGGCTGGCCCAGTTTGTGGAGCATTGGAAGGAACTGAAAGATCTGGCTGCTGCTC gtgggcaGAGGCTTGAGGAGTCGCTGGAATACCAGCAGTTTGTGGCAAATGTGGAGGAAGAGGAAGCCTGGATTAATGAGAAACTGAACCTGGTTGGAAGTGAGGATTACGGTGATACGCTGGCAGCCGTACAG GGCTTGCTGAAGAAACATGAAGCGTTTGAAACCGATTTTACCGTGCACAGGGACCGAGTGAATGATGTGTGTTCCAATGGAGATGAACTTATCAAAAAG GAGAACCACAATGTGGAGAACATCATGGCTAAAATGAAGGCCCTGCGTGGGAAGGTGTCAGAGCTTGAGAGAGCCGCAGCTCAGAGGAAGGCCAAGCTGGATGAGAACTCTGCCTTCCTGCAGTTCAACTGGAAGGCTGATGTGGTGGAGTCATGGATTG GTGAGAAGGAAAACAGCCTGAAGACTGATGACTATGGTCGGGATCTCTCCTCAGTGCAGACTCTGCTCACCAAACAG GAAACCTTTGATGCAGGGCTTCAGGCTTTCCAGCAAGAGGGCATCACCAACATCACAGCCCTGAAAGACCAGCTGTTGGCAGCCAAACACGTGCAGTCCAAGGCCATCGAGGCTCGTCATGCCACCCTGATGAAGCGCTGGAACCAGCTGCTGTCCAACTCAGCCGCCCGCAAGAAGAAGCTTTTGGAAGCCCAGGAGCACTTCAGAAAG GTCGAGGATCTTTTCCTCACCTTTGCCAAGAAGGCCTCAGCCTTCAACAGCTGGTTTGAGAATGCTGAGGAAGATCTGACGGACCCTGTACGGTGCAACTCTCTGGAGGAGATTAGGGCCCTGCGGGACGCCCATGACGCCTTCCGCTCCTCGCTCAGCTCCGCAGAGGCCGACTTCAGCCAGCTGGCAGAACTTGATCGCCAGATCAAGAGTTACCAAGTGGTATCCAACCCATACACATGGTTTACCATGGAGGCTCTAGAGGAGACCTGGAGGAACCTTCAGAAGATAATCAAG GAGCGAGAGTTGGAGCTACAGAAGGAGCAGAGGAGACAGGAAGAGAATGATAAACTCAGACAAGAGTTTGCCCAACATGCCAATGCCTTCCACCAATGGCTGCAGGAGACCAG GACATACCTTCTGGATGG CATAGCCTATCGGAGGGTAATCCGTGTCTATCAGTATGAAGTCGATGATGATCTTTCTGGAAG